ACACGCCCAGCGGCAAATCGATCCAGGCCACCGGCATCGTGCCGGAAGTGGAACTGAAGGCCGCCCCGCGTCCGGAAGATGAGGCGCTGCCGGCCAGCCTGAGTGATTACAGTGAAGCGACTCTGCCGGGCCACCTGCGCGGTGACGAGGAAGGCACCGAGGGCTACCACGCAGGCGCCGTGCTGCCGGGCGATGGTCCGATCAACGATGCGCTGGCCGAACTGAAGAACCCGGGTTCGGTGGCGGCACGCTTGAAGGCAGAAGCCGCGAAGGCTGAAGCGGACAAGGCAGCGAAGGCCGCCGCCAAGCCGGCGCCGAAGGCGGAGCCCAAGGCTGAAGCAAAACCTGAAGCAAAGCCTGAGGCAAAGCCTGAGGCAAAGCCTGAAGCAAAGCCCGCAGAGATCCCGGCCAAGCCTTGATTCTGTAGATTCGAGCCATGCTCGACTGATGTCCGAACGCCGCCCGAGCACGTCTCGGGCGTTTCGCAGAACGCGGCTAGCGGACGCTAGAACCCGTGCCGCTTGCGCAGGCGCCGTGCGATCGCCGCGCGCACGTACATGCCGTACACCACGCCGAACACGAAGCCGCCGATGTGCGCCCACCAGGCGACCATGCCGAAGGTCGGGCCGATGTAGGCGAACACCACCTGCAGCGCGGCCCACACGCCGATCAGCAGATAGGCCGGGGCGCGCACGAATTCCAGGAACAGCCCCAGCGGAATCACCACGCCCAGGCGCGCGCCGGGGAACAGCGCCAGATAGGCGCCGATCAATGCCGACACCGCGCCACTGGCGCCGATGATGATCTGGTCCGGGCTGCCCATGGTGTAGATGGCAACCAGGTTCGAGATCGCCCCGCCCACCAGGAACAGCAGCAGCAACCGCCACGGACCCAGCACCCGCTCGGCCGGCAGGCCGAAGATCAGCAGGAACACCAGGTTGCCCAGCAGGTGCGACCAGTCGGCGTGCAGGAACAGGGCAGTGAACAGGCGCAGCACGCTGCCGTCCTGCAGGGTCGCCCACCAGTCCAGCGGGTGGGTCAGGCCGGTGGACAGGGCGCCCCAGTCCAGCCACAGGCTTCCGCGGGCGTCGTCCGGGCGCGAGATCGACCACAGGAATGCCAGCCACAGTGCCGCA
This region of Stenotrophomonas lactitubi genomic DNA includes:
- a CDS encoding rhomboid family intramembrane serine protease, giving the protein MFVSLPSRKKATLRWATPVLFAALWLAFLWSISRPDDARGSLWLDWGALSTGLTHPLDWWATLQDGSVLRLFTALFLHADWSHLLGNLVFLLIFGLPAERVLGPWRLLLLFLVGGAISNLVAIYTMGSPDQIIIGASGAVSALIGAYLALFPGARLGVVIPLGLFLEFVRAPAYLLIGVWAALQVVFAYIGPTFGMVAWWAHIGGFVFGVVYGMYVRAAIARRLRKRHGF